The proteins below are encoded in one region of Ursus arctos isolate Adak ecotype North America unplaced genomic scaffold, UrsArc2.0 scaffold_24, whole genome shotgun sequence:
- the HEXIM1 gene encoding protein HEXIM1, with amino-acid sequence MAEPLLSEYQHQPQTSNCTGAVAVHDERNPDRPPGAEERVPEEDSRWQSRASPQSGGRPGQEGEGSLEPQPPPLQTPVRPEPSCPQAGKKGQNGDDLSAGGAPPPAAGGEPRPEAEPLAQPCLDSEANKLGAPAAGGEEAWGQQQRQLGKKKHRRRPSKKKRHWKPYYKLTWEEKKKFDEKQSLRASRIRAEMFAKGQPVAPYNTTQFLMDDHDQEEPDLKTGLYPKRAAAKSDDTSDEDFMEEAGEEDGGSDGMGGDGSEFLQRDFSETYERYHAESLQNMSKQELIKEYLELEKCLSRMEDENNRLRLESKRLGGDDARVRELELELDRLRAENLQLLTENELHRQQERAPLSKFGD; translated from the coding sequence ATGGCCGAGCCACTCTTGTCAGAGTACCAGCACCAGCCTCAAACTAGCAACTGTACAGGTGCTGTTGCTGTTCATGATGAGCGGAACCCCGATCGCCCCCCAGGCGCGGAGGAGCGGGTACCCGAGGAGGACAGTAGGTGGCAATCGAGAGCGTCCCCCCAGTCGGGTGGCCGTCcggggcaggagggggaagggagcttGGAGCCGCAGCCGCCTCCCCTGCAGACCCCGGTCCGTCCAGAACCTAGCTGCCCCCAAGCAGGCAAGAAGGGCCAGAATGGGGACGACTTGTCCGCTGGCGGAGCCCCCCCGCCGGCGGCTGGGGGGGAACCGAGGCCCGAGGCCGAGCCTCTCGCACAGCCATGTCTTGACTCCGAGGCCAACAAGTTGGGGGCTCCTGCTGCAGGGGGCGAGGAGGCGTGGGGACAGCAGCAGAGACAGCTGGGCAAGAAAAAACACAGGAGACGCCCCTCCAAGAAGAAGCGGCACTGGAAACCGTACTACAAGCTGAcctgggaggagaagaaaaagttcGACGAGAAACAGAGCCTGCGAGCTTCAAGGATTCGAGCTGAGATGTTCGCCAAGGGCCAGCCTGTCGCACCCTATAACACCACGCAGTTCCTCATGGATGATCACGACCAGGAGGAGCCGGATCTCAAAACCGGTCTCTACCCCAAGCGGGCCGCTGCCAAATCCGACGACACCAGCGATGAGGACTTCATGGAAGAAGCGGGCGAGGAGGATGGGGGCAGCGATGGGATGGGAGGAGACGGCAGCGAGTTTCTGCAGCGGGACTTCTCGGAGACCTACGAGCGGTACCACGCGGAGAGTCTGCAGAACATGAGCAAGCAGGAGCTCATCAAGGAGTACTTGGAGCTGGAGAAGTGCCTCTCGCGCATGGAGGACGAGAATAACCGGCTGCGGCTGGAAAGCAAGCGGCTGGGTGGCGACGACGCGCGTGTgcgggagctggagctggagctggaccGGCTGCGCGCCGAGAACCTCCAGCTGCTGACGGAGAACGAACTGCACCGGCAGCAGGAGCGAGCGCCGCTGTCCAAGTTTGGAGACTAG
- the ACBD4 gene encoding acyl-CoA-binding domain-containing protein 4 isoform X1 yields MGTENESPEPDCQKQFQAAVSVIQNLPKNGSYRPSYEEMLRFYSYYKQATTGPCLVPRPGFWDPIGRYKWDAWNSLGKMSREEAMSAYITEMKLVAQKVIDTVPLGEVAEDMFAYFEPLYQVIPDMPRPPESFLRRVTGWREQVLNGAVGATPEPPCLPREPSPPSPESQPPRDPDSEVFCDSLEQLEPELQVWAEQKGAPGGEPDPRNSSMLPAEKEGSVLGPQELDTWLVGTVRALQESMRDVQGRLRSLESLPRLPNQQRTPPSGRPWPLRLSGPTLLFFLLWPFIVQWLFRQFRTQKR; encoded by the exons ATGGGTACCGAGAATGAAAGCCCAGAACCGGACTGCCAGAAACAGTTCCAGGCCGCAGTCAGTGTCATTCAGAACCTGCCTAAAAATG GCTCTTACCGCCCCTCCTACGAAGAGATGCTGAGATTCTACAGCTACTACAAGCAAGCTACCACGGGACCCTGCCTGGTCCCCCGGCCTGGGTTCTGGGACCCAATCGGACGATATAAGTG GGATGCCTGGAACAGCCTGGGCAagatgagcagggaggaggccatGTCTGCCTACATCACTGAGATGAAGCTGGTGGCACAGAAG GTGATCGACACAGTGCCCCTGGGCGAGGTGGCAGAGGACATGTTTGCTTACTTCGAGCCCTTGTACCAGGTGATCCCCGATATGCCGAGGCCCCCGGAAAGCTTCCTGAGAAGGGTCACAG GTTGGAGAGAGCAGGTACTGAATGGAGCTGTTGGGGCTACGCcagagcctccctgcctccccagggaACCATCACCCCCAAGTCCAG AGTCCCAGCCACCTAGGGACCCAGACTCTGAAGTTTTCTGTGATTCCCTGGAGCAGCTGGAACCTGAGCTG CAGGTTTGGGCAGAGCAGAAGGGAGCCCCTGGAGGAGAGCCTGACCCCAGAAACAGCTCCATGCTCCCTGCAGAGAAAG AGGGCAGCGTGTTGGGGCCCCAAGAATTGGACACGTGGCTGGTGGGGACAGTTCGGGCACTGCAAGAGAGCATGCGGGATGTCCAGGGGAGACTGCGGAGCCTGGAGAGCCTGCCCAGGCTCCCCAATCAG CAGAGGACCCCGCCCAGTGGCCGGCCCTGGCCCCTCAGGCTCTCGGGTCCCACgctgctcttcttcctcctgtgGCCCTTCATCGTCCAGTGGCTCTTCCGACAGTTTCGGACCCAGAAGAGGTGA
- the ACBD4 gene encoding acyl-CoA-binding domain-containing protein 4 isoform X3: protein MGTENESPEPDCQKQFQAAVSVIQNLPKNGSYRPSYEEMLRFYSYYKQATTGPCLVPRPGFWDPIGRYKWDAWNSLGKMSREEAMSAYITEMKLVAQKVIDTVPLGEVAEDMFAYFEPLYQVIPDMPRPPESFLRRVTGWREQVLNGAVGATPEPPCLPREPSPPSPESQPPRDPDSEVFCDSLEQLEPELVWAEQKGAPGGEPDPRNSSMLPAEKEGSVLGPQELDTWLVGTVRALQESMRDVQGRLRSLESLPRLPNQQRTPPSGRPWPLRLSGPTLLFFLLWPFIVQWLFRQFRTQKR from the exons ATGGGTACCGAGAATGAAAGCCCAGAACCGGACTGCCAGAAACAGTTCCAGGCCGCAGTCAGTGTCATTCAGAACCTGCCTAAAAATG GCTCTTACCGCCCCTCCTACGAAGAGATGCTGAGATTCTACAGCTACTACAAGCAAGCTACCACGGGACCCTGCCTGGTCCCCCGGCCTGGGTTCTGGGACCCAATCGGACGATATAAGTG GGATGCCTGGAACAGCCTGGGCAagatgagcagggaggaggccatGTCTGCCTACATCACTGAGATGAAGCTGGTGGCACAGAAG GTGATCGACACAGTGCCCCTGGGCGAGGTGGCAGAGGACATGTTTGCTTACTTCGAGCCCTTGTACCAGGTGATCCCCGATATGCCGAGGCCCCCGGAAAGCTTCCTGAGAAGGGTCACAG GTTGGAGAGAGCAGGTACTGAATGGAGCTGTTGGGGCTACGCcagagcctccctgcctccccagggaACCATCACCCCCAAGTCCAG AGTCCCAGCCACCTAGGGACCCAGACTCTGAAGTTTTCTGTGATTCCCTGGAGCAGCTGGAACCTGAGCTG GTTTGGGCAGAGCAGAAGGGAGCCCCTGGAGGAGAGCCTGACCCCAGAAACAGCTCCATGCTCCCTGCAGAGAAAG AGGGCAGCGTGTTGGGGCCCCAAGAATTGGACACGTGGCTGGTGGGGACAGTTCGGGCACTGCAAGAGAGCATGCGGGATGTCCAGGGGAGACTGCGGAGCCTGGAGAGCCTGCCCAGGCTCCCCAATCAG CAGAGGACCCCGCCCAGTGGCCGGCCCTGGCCCCTCAGGCTCTCGGGTCCCACgctgctcttcttcctcctgtgGCCCTTCATCGTCCAGTGGCTCTTCCGACAGTTTCGGACCCAGAAGAGGTGA
- the ACBD4 gene encoding acyl-CoA-binding domain-containing protein 4 isoform X4, whose protein sequence is MGTENESPEPDCQKQFQAAVSVIQNLPKNGSYRPSYEEMLRFYSYYKQATTGPCLVPRPGFWDPIGRYKWDAWNSLGKMSREEAMSAYITEMKLVAQKVIDTVPLGEVAEDMFAYFEPLYQVIPDMPRPPESFLRRVTGWREQVLNGAVGATPEPPCLPREPSPPSPESQPPRDPDSEVFCDSLEQLEPELVWAEQKGAPGGEPDPRNSSMLPAEKEGSVLGPQELDTWLVGTVRALQESMRDVQGRLRSLESLPRLPNQRTPPSGRPWPLRLSGPTLLFFLLWPFIVQWLFRQFRTQKR, encoded by the exons ATGGGTACCGAGAATGAAAGCCCAGAACCGGACTGCCAGAAACAGTTCCAGGCCGCAGTCAGTGTCATTCAGAACCTGCCTAAAAATG GCTCTTACCGCCCCTCCTACGAAGAGATGCTGAGATTCTACAGCTACTACAAGCAAGCTACCACGGGACCCTGCCTGGTCCCCCGGCCTGGGTTCTGGGACCCAATCGGACGATATAAGTG GGATGCCTGGAACAGCCTGGGCAagatgagcagggaggaggccatGTCTGCCTACATCACTGAGATGAAGCTGGTGGCACAGAAG GTGATCGACACAGTGCCCCTGGGCGAGGTGGCAGAGGACATGTTTGCTTACTTCGAGCCCTTGTACCAGGTGATCCCCGATATGCCGAGGCCCCCGGAAAGCTTCCTGAGAAGGGTCACAG GTTGGAGAGAGCAGGTACTGAATGGAGCTGTTGGGGCTACGCcagagcctccctgcctccccagggaACCATCACCCCCAAGTCCAG AGTCCCAGCCACCTAGGGACCCAGACTCTGAAGTTTTCTGTGATTCCCTGGAGCAGCTGGAACCTGAGCTG GTTTGGGCAGAGCAGAAGGGAGCCCCTGGAGGAGAGCCTGACCCCAGAAACAGCTCCATGCTCCCTGCAGAGAAAG AGGGCAGCGTGTTGGGGCCCCAAGAATTGGACACGTGGCTGGTGGGGACAGTTCGGGCACTGCAAGAGAGCATGCGGGATGTCCAGGGGAGACTGCGGAGCCTGGAGAGCCTGCCCAGGCTCCCCAATCAG AGGACCCCGCCCAGTGGCCGGCCCTGGCCCCTCAGGCTCTCGGGTCCCACgctgctcttcttcctcctgtgGCCCTTCATCGTCCAGTGGCTCTTCCGACAGTTTCGGACCCAGAAGAGGTGA
- the ACBD4 gene encoding acyl-CoA-binding domain-containing protein 4 isoform X2, whose product MGTENESPEPDCQKQFQAAVSVIQNLPKNGSYRPSYEEMLRFYSYYKQATTGPCLVPRPGFWDPIGRYKWDAWNSLGKMSREEAMSAYITEMKLVAQKVIDTVPLGEVAEDMFAYFEPLYQVIPDMPRPPESFLRRVTGWREQVLNGAVGATPEPPCLPREPSPPSPESQPPRDPDSEVFCDSLEQLEPELQVWAEQKGAPGGEPDPRNSSMLPAEKEGSVLGPQELDTWLVGTVRALQESMRDVQGRLRSLESLPRLPNQRTPPSGRPWPLRLSGPTLLFFLLWPFIVQWLFRQFRTQKR is encoded by the exons ATGGGTACCGAGAATGAAAGCCCAGAACCGGACTGCCAGAAACAGTTCCAGGCCGCAGTCAGTGTCATTCAGAACCTGCCTAAAAATG GCTCTTACCGCCCCTCCTACGAAGAGATGCTGAGATTCTACAGCTACTACAAGCAAGCTACCACGGGACCCTGCCTGGTCCCCCGGCCTGGGTTCTGGGACCCAATCGGACGATATAAGTG GGATGCCTGGAACAGCCTGGGCAagatgagcagggaggaggccatGTCTGCCTACATCACTGAGATGAAGCTGGTGGCACAGAAG GTGATCGACACAGTGCCCCTGGGCGAGGTGGCAGAGGACATGTTTGCTTACTTCGAGCCCTTGTACCAGGTGATCCCCGATATGCCGAGGCCCCCGGAAAGCTTCCTGAGAAGGGTCACAG GTTGGAGAGAGCAGGTACTGAATGGAGCTGTTGGGGCTACGCcagagcctccctgcctccccagggaACCATCACCCCCAAGTCCAG AGTCCCAGCCACCTAGGGACCCAGACTCTGAAGTTTTCTGTGATTCCCTGGAGCAGCTGGAACCTGAGCTG CAGGTTTGGGCAGAGCAGAAGGGAGCCCCTGGAGGAGAGCCTGACCCCAGAAACAGCTCCATGCTCCCTGCAGAGAAAG AGGGCAGCGTGTTGGGGCCCCAAGAATTGGACACGTGGCTGGTGGGGACAGTTCGGGCACTGCAAGAGAGCATGCGGGATGTCCAGGGGAGACTGCGGAGCCTGGAGAGCCTGCCCAGGCTCCCCAATCAG AGGACCCCGCCCAGTGGCCGGCCCTGGCCCCTCAGGCTCTCGGGTCCCACgctgctcttcttcctcctgtgGCCCTTCATCGTCCAGTGGCTCTTCCGACAGTTTCGGACCCAGAAGAGGTGA
- the ACBD4 gene encoding acyl-CoA-binding domain-containing protein 4 isoform X5 — MGTENESPEPDCQKQFQAAVSVIQNLPKNGSYRPSYEEMLRFYSYYKQATTGPCLVPRPGFWDPIGRYKWDAWNSLGKMSREEAMSAYITEMKLVAQKVIDTVPLGEVAEDMFAYFEPLYQVIPDMPRPPESFLRRVTGWREQVLNGAVGATPEPPCLPREPSPPSPESQPPRDPDSEVFCDSLEQLEPELVWAEQKGAPGGEPDPRNSSMLPAEKEGSVLGPQELDTWLVGTVRALQESMRDVQGRLRSLESLPRLPNQVSCPQGPG, encoded by the exons ATGGGTACCGAGAATGAAAGCCCAGAACCGGACTGCCAGAAACAGTTCCAGGCCGCAGTCAGTGTCATTCAGAACCTGCCTAAAAATG GCTCTTACCGCCCCTCCTACGAAGAGATGCTGAGATTCTACAGCTACTACAAGCAAGCTACCACGGGACCCTGCCTGGTCCCCCGGCCTGGGTTCTGGGACCCAATCGGACGATATAAGTG GGATGCCTGGAACAGCCTGGGCAagatgagcagggaggaggccatGTCTGCCTACATCACTGAGATGAAGCTGGTGGCACAGAAG GTGATCGACACAGTGCCCCTGGGCGAGGTGGCAGAGGACATGTTTGCTTACTTCGAGCCCTTGTACCAGGTGATCCCCGATATGCCGAGGCCCCCGGAAAGCTTCCTGAGAAGGGTCACAG GTTGGAGAGAGCAGGTACTGAATGGAGCTGTTGGGGCTACGCcagagcctccctgcctccccagggaACCATCACCCCCAAGTCCAG AGTCCCAGCCACCTAGGGACCCAGACTCTGAAGTTTTCTGTGATTCCCTGGAGCAGCTGGAACCTGAGCTG GTTTGGGCAGAGCAGAAGGGAGCCCCTGGAGGAGAGCCTGACCCCAGAAACAGCTCCATGCTCCCTGCAGAGAAAG AGGGCAGCGTGTTGGGGCCCCAAGAATTGGACACGTGGCTGGTGGGGACAGTTCGGGCACTGCAAGAGAGCATGCGGGATGTCCAGGGGAGACTGCGGAGCCTGGAGAGCCTGCCCAGGCTCCCCAATCAGGTGAGCTGCCCTCAAGGCCCAGGGTGA